A portion of the Saimiri boliviensis isolate mSaiBol1 chromosome 1, mSaiBol1.pri, whole genome shotgun sequence genome contains these proteins:
- the C1H5orf63 gene encoding glutaredoxin-like protein C5orf63 homolog isoform X2: protein MLLFQGNSMQLARSSFGLFLRNCSAAKTALPVLTLFTKDPCPLCDEAKEVLKPYKHRFILQEVNITLPENSAWYEREALLIHWAMPFIGRRLCISAAAPEGLTF, encoded by the exons ATGCTCTTGTTTCAAGGAAATAGCATGCAACTTGCCAGATCCTCCTTTGGACTCTTCTTGAGAAACTGCTCTGCCGCTAAGACAGCTCTGCCTGTGCTGACCTTATTCACAAAG GACCCATGCCCCCTTTGTGATGAAGCCAAGGAAGTACTCAAGCCTTATAAACACAGG tttattttacaGGAGGTAAACATCACACTTCCAGAAAACTCTGCCTGGTATGAAAG AGAAGCACTTCTCATTCACTGGGCAATGCCGTTTATAGGAAGAAGGCTCTGCATTTCTGCTGCTGCCCCGGAGGGCTtaactttttaa
- the C1H5orf63 gene encoding glutaredoxin-like protein C5orf63 homolog isoform X1 — protein sequence MLLFQGNSMQLARSSFGLFLRNCSAAKTALPVLTLFTKDPCPLCDEAKEVLKPYKHRFILQEVNITLPENSAWYERYKFDIPVFHLNGQFLMMHRVNASKLEKQLLKLEQQSAGG from the exons ATGCTCTTGTTTCAAGGAAATAGCATGCAACTTGCCAGATCCTCCTTTGGACTCTTCTTGAGAAACTGCTCTGCCGCTAAGACAGCTCTGCCTGTGCTGACCTTATTCACAAAG GACCCATGCCCCCTTTGTGATGAAGCCAAGGAAGTACTCAAGCCTTATAAACACAGG tttattttacaGGAGGTAAACATCACACTTCCAGAAAACTCTGCCTGGTATGAAAGGTATAAATTTGACATTCCTGTCTTTCACTTGAATGGCCAGTTTCTGATGATGCATCGAGTAAACGCCTCAAAACTTGAAAAACAGCTCCTGAAACTTGAGCAGCAAAGTGCCGGAGGCTGA
- the C1H5orf63 gene encoding glutaredoxin-like protein C5orf63 homolog isoform X3, whose amino-acid sequence MLLFQGNSMQLARSSFGLFLRNCSAAKTALPVLTLFTKDPCPLCDEAKEVLKPYKHRRSTSHSLGNAVYRKKALHFCCCPGGLNFLMKE is encoded by the exons ATGCTCTTGTTTCAAGGAAATAGCATGCAACTTGCCAGATCCTCCTTTGGACTCTTCTTGAGAAACTGCTCTGCCGCTAAGACAGCTCTGCCTGTGCTGACCTTATTCACAAAG GACCCATGCCCCCTTTGTGATGAAGCCAAGGAAGTACTCAAGCCTTATAAACACAGG AGAAGCACTTCTCATTCACTGGGCAATGCCGTTTATAGGAAGAAGGCTCTGCATTTCTGCTGCTGCCCCGGAGGGCTtaactttttaatgaaagaataa